One Drosophila willistoni isolate 14030-0811.24 chromosome 2R unlocalized genomic scaffold, UCI_dwil_1.1 Seg167, whole genome shotgun sequence DNA segment encodes these proteins:
- the LOC6642733 gene encoding odorant receptor 33b: MAPNVPEVNSESIYRVYWLYWRLLAVDLKWHPVFRLPLDILINFFVTLWYPILLLIELVSQTSMVILFKNLPITTACIFCSFKIICFRWKLPQIKKIQKLLEELDKKAISEEECQYFETKIRRGANVVLKTFLVFYSSTIISSTGLILLGNERELLYPAWFPYDVQASAFNYWLSFLYQSIGGCFIVVQNLINDTYVPMTLCVLSGHVKMLAIRMNKMDSTETLIAGIEDHRKLIEIIGLLRQTLSLPQLGQFISSGINLSTVLLYIVFFANNILDIVIYVVHFLAIALELFPACYYGSVLTMEFYELTYSIFSSDWIGKNREYCRSLLILMQLTLREVTIKAGGMVIIGMNAFFTNMRMAYSLFTLAMTFK, encoded by the exons ATGGCGCCGAATGTGCCTGAGGTCAACAGTGAGAGTATTTATCGAGTCTATTGGCTCTATTGGCGTTTACTGGCTGTGGATTTAAAGTGGCACCCTGTATTTCGTCTACCATTGGATATCTTAATCAATTTCTTTGTCACCCTTTGGTATCCTATACTACTGCTAATTGAATTAGTTTCACAGACTTCTATGGTTATTCTCTTCAAGAATTTACCCATAACAACGGCTTGTATATTCTGCAGTTTTAAGATCATTTGTTTTCGCTGGAAGTTGCcgcaaataaagaaaattcaGAAATTATTGGAAGAGTTGGACAAAAAAGCAATTAGCGAGGAGGAATGCCAATACTTTGAAACCAAAATACGACGTGGCGCCAATGTGgtattgaaaacatttttggtGTTCTATTCATCGACGATAATAAGCTCAACTGGCCTTattttgctgggcaatgaGAGGGAACTTCTCTATCCTGCATGGTTCCCGTACGATGTGCAGGCATCGGCTTTCAATTATTGGCTTAGTTTCTTATATCAGTCTATTGGAGGCTGCTTTATAGTCGTTCAAAATCTGATAAATGATACATATGTTCCAATGACGTTGTGTGTGCTGTCTGGACATGTTAAGATGTTGGCCATAAGAATGAATAAAATGGATAGTACGGAAACCCTAATTGCTGGCATCGAGGATCATAGAAAACTAATTGA GATCATTGGATTGTTACGTCAAACTTTGTCGTTGCCGCAACTTGGTCAATTCATTTCGAGTGGCATTAATCTATCGACTGTACTACTATATATTGTATTCTTTGCCAATAATATACTCGATATAGTTATTTATGTCGTTCACTTTTTGGCAATTGCCTTGGAACTCTTTCCGGCATGTTATTATGGCTCTGTATTGACCATGGAATTCTACGAGTTAACCTACTCAATATTTTCCAGCGATTGGATAGGTAAAAACCGTGAATACTGTAGGAGTTTATTGATCCTAATGCAATTGACGTTACGTGAAGTGACCATCAAAGCTGGCGGCATGGTCATCATCGGAATGAATGCATTTTTCACCAATATGCGAATGGCTTACTCTTTATTCACGCTGGCAATGACTTTCAAATAA